The following proteins are encoded in a genomic region of Acetobacter oryzoeni:
- a CDS encoding YbaB/EbfC family nucleoid-associated protein, producing MKNLASLMKQATQMQSKMEAMQSTLEAMNIEGSAGAGMVQVVLSGKGDMRSIKIDPKLADPEEMEMLQDLIVAACADARKKLDEKAAEEMQKVTGGLNLPPGMKLPF from the coding sequence ATGAAAAATCTTGCCTCATTGATGAAGCAGGCTACGCAGATGCAGTCCAAAATGGAAGCAATGCAAAGCACGCTGGAAGCCATGAACATTGAAGGTTCAGCCGGCGCAGGCATGGTGCAGGTTGTGCTGAGTGGCAAAGGGGACATGCGCTCCATTAAAATTGATCCCAAACTGGCTGATCCGGAAGAAATGGAAATGCTGCAGGATCTGATCGTGGCCGCCTGTGCAGATGCGCGCAAAAAGCTGGATGAAAAAGCGGCAGAAGAAATGCAGAAAGTGACAGGTGGCCTCAACCTGCCGCCCGGCATGAAACTGCCGTTCTGA
- the recR gene encoding recombination mediator RecR: protein MGGQEIEQLIRLLGRLPGFGPRSARRVALYLLKEPQTRLAPLAHAMERAGNAIKTCSSCGNLDTIDPCHICSDPLRDQGLICVVETVGDLWALERAGVHRGVYQVLGGTLSPLAGIGPEDLDVAPLFEKLNKGTVREIILALGATVEGATTMHWLMDQLAPYGGVTVSRVAQGVPMGGALDVLDDGTLAAALGARRPA, encoded by the coding sequence ATGGGTGGGCAGGAAATAGAGCAGCTTATCCGGCTTTTGGGCCGGTTGCCGGGGTTTGGCCCGCGTTCTGCGCGCAGGGTTGCATTGTATTTGCTCAAGGAGCCGCAAACCCGGCTTGCGCCTTTGGCGCACGCAATGGAGCGGGCAGGCAATGCCATAAAAACCTGCTCATCCTGCGGTAATCTGGATACGATAGATCCATGCCATATCTGCTCTGATCCTTTGCGAGATCAGGGCTTGATCTGTGTTGTGGAAACAGTGGGTGATCTGTGGGCGCTGGAGCGGGCAGGTGTGCACCGTGGTGTGTATCAGGTTCTAGGTGGCACACTCTCTCCATTGGCGGGAATTGGGCCGGAAGATCTGGACGTAGCCCCGCTGTTTGAAAAGCTGAACAAAGGCACGGTGCGCGAAATTATTCTGGCACTAGGTGCAACGGTGGAAGGTGCCACCACCATGCATTGGCTGATGGATCAGCTTGCGCCTTATGGTGGTGTAACTGTCAGCCGTGTTGCGCAAGGCGTGCCCATGGGTGGGGCGCTGGATGTGCTGGATGATGGCACTCTGGCCGCAGCACTGGGTGCCCGGCGCCCAGCATGA
- a CDS encoding SDR family oxidoreductase: MPLDGFPISAVIPRRALVTGGGARLGRAIALELAQAGFDVAIHYRSGQEDAQETAAAINACGQKSCLLQADLAREEGVEPLVEQASAALGGPLGVLVNNASTFERDEWHNATRESWMAHLKPNLRAPFVLMQHFAKALPETAQGMVLNMLDERVWSLTPHFVSYTVSKSALWTLTQTMALALAPKGIRVNAIGPGPALPSTRQTEEQFARQCASVPLGHGTSPQEVARAALALLALPSVTGQMLALDGGQHLQWSPALPAGVVLEE; the protein is encoded by the coding sequence ATGCCACTGGATGGTTTTCCCATTTCGGCGGTCATTCCCCGTCGTGCGTTAGTGACGGGCGGAGGGGCTCGGCTTGGACGTGCCATAGCTTTGGAGTTGGCTCAGGCTGGCTTTGATGTGGCAATTCACTATCGCTCAGGCCAGGAAGATGCGCAGGAAACTGCAGCCGCCATTAACGCATGCGGGCAGAAAAGCTGCCTGTTGCAAGCAGATCTGGCGCGCGAAGAAGGGGTGGAACCTCTGGTCGAACAGGCGTCGGCTGCCTTGGGTGGGCCGCTGGGTGTGCTGGTCAACAATGCCTCTACGTTTGAGCGGGATGAATGGCATAATGCCACGCGAGAAAGCTGGATGGCGCACCTAAAACCCAACCTGCGTGCCCCATTTGTGCTGATGCAGCATTTTGCCAAGGCGCTACCAGAAACGGCGCAAGGTATGGTGTTGAATATGCTGGATGAGCGCGTGTGGTCTCTTACACCGCATTTTGTCAGCTATACGGTGTCTAAAAGCGCTTTGTGGACGTTAACACAGACAATGGCGCTGGCTCTGGCTCCTAAAGGTATACGTGTGAACGCCATAGGGCCCGGGCCGGCATTGCCAAGTACGCGGCAGACAGAAGAACAGTTTGCCCGGCAATGTGCCTCTGTGCCTTTGGGGCATGGCACATCGCCTCAGGAAGTTGCGCGCGCCGCACTGGCGCTGTTGGCTTTACCCTCTGTAACAGGGCAGATGCTGGCGCTGGATGGTGGGCAGCATTTACAATGGTCTCCGGCGTTGCCAGCCGGTGTTGTATTGGAAGAATAG